One Gloeothece verrucosa PCC 7822 DNA window includes the following coding sequences:
- the urtE gene encoding urea ABC transporter ATP-binding subunit UrtE — translation MLQISNINVYYGESHILREVDLSIARGEMVCLIGRNGVGKTTLLKTIMGLLKPKTGTINYLNQNITKLSPDRRAKQGIGYVPQGREIIPRLTVKENLLLGLEARQKPRKVKEEIPDEIFELFPVLKTMLSRMGGDLSGGQQQQLAIARALMGKPQLLLLDEPTEGIQPSIILEIEAAVRQIIQTTGISVLLVEQHLHFVRQADKYYAMQKGGIVASGLTRHLSQDIIQKFLAV, via the coding sequence ATGTTACAAATTTCTAATATAAATGTTTATTATGGAGAAAGTCATATTCTTCGAGAGGTAGACTTAAGCATCGCTAGAGGAGAAATGGTTTGTCTCATCGGACGAAATGGGGTAGGAAAAACCACCCTACTCAAAACTATTATGGGGCTGTTAAAACCCAAAACCGGCACGATTAATTATCTCAATCAAAATATTACCAAATTATCCCCAGATAGACGGGCTAAACAGGGAATAGGTTATGTTCCCCAAGGACGAGAAATCATTCCTCGCTTAACAGTAAAAGAGAATTTATTATTAGGGTTAGAAGCACGTCAAAAACCGAGAAAAGTTAAAGAAGAAATTCCTGACGAAATTTTTGAACTCTTTCCCGTTTTAAAAACCATGTTATCTCGGATGGGAGGAGATTTAAGCGGCGGACAACAACAACAATTAGCCATCGCTCGTGCTTTAATGGGGAAACCCCAATTACTCTTATTAGATGAACCCACCGAAGGCATACAACCGTCGATTATCTTAGAGATAGAAGCCGCCGTGCGGCAGATTATTCAAACCACAGGAATATCTGTATTATTAGTGGAGCAACATTTACATTTTGTGCGGCAAGCGGATAAATATTATGCGATGCAAAAAGGCGGCATTGTTGCCTCGGGTTTAACCCGTCATTTGAGCCAAGATATCATTCAGAAATTTTTAGCGGTTTAA
- the ndk gene encoding nucleoside-diphosphate kinase — MERTFVMVKPDGVQRALVGEVIRRFEAKGFTLVGLKMVQVSRELAEKHYDVHRERPFFGSLVNFIISAPVVAMVWEGKGVIAAARKIIGATNPLNAEPGTIRGDYGVDIGRNLIHGSDAPETAAQEVSLWFGDELANWEPTIKPWLYE; from the coding sequence TTGGAACGCACTTTTGTAATGGTCAAACCCGATGGGGTACAACGCGCTTTGGTCGGCGAGGTTATTCGCCGTTTTGAAGCTAAAGGGTTTACGTTAGTGGGACTGAAAATGGTGCAAGTGTCCCGAGAACTCGCTGAAAAACACTATGATGTTCATAGAGAACGTCCCTTTTTTGGCAGCTTAGTTAATTTTATTATCTCTGCCCCTGTGGTGGCGATGGTTTGGGAAGGTAAAGGTGTCATTGCTGCGGCGAGAAAAATTATTGGCGCAACTAACCCCCTTAATGCTGAACCGGGTACTATTCGCGGAGATTATGGTGTTGACATTGGCCGCAATTTGATTCATGGTTCTGATGCTCCGGAAACGGCGGCGCAAGAAGTTAGTCTTTGGTTTGGTGATGAGTTAGCTAACTGGGAACCGACGATTAAACCCTGGCTTTATGAATAG
- a CDS encoding TIGR03279 family radical SAM protein yields the protein MSKTTIRPARISKVLPNSIAAEIGFEPGDKIISINGTQPRDLIDYQFLCAEEILELEVIDAKGKTHHLEIEKDYDEDLGLEFETALFDGLIQCNNRCPFCFIDQQPPGKRDSLYLKDDDYRLSFLYGSYLTLTNLTAREWERIEQMRLSPLFVSVHATEPEIRTRLLKNPRAGKILEQLQWFLERRLQIHAQVVVCPGINDGKHLETTLLDLAQFHQGDIPAVISAAVVPVGLTRFRPGEDELIPVSQEKAREVIAQVQELQAKFRKKLGTNFAWLADEWFLIGRQDLPPESHYEDYPQIGNGVGSIRQFIKAFKTSAKKLLPATITPAKQLTWVVGNAVEKAFEPLVQQLNKVEGLTVSLAPLNSGYWGQEITVTGLLTGQDLIEGLQEKDLGEGILLPSVMLKHDEPKFLDDLTVEDVQERLKVPIFTVGGIEELLQVCVSGKGN from the coding sequence ATGAGTAAAACCACAATTCGTCCTGCTCGGATTAGTAAAGTCTTACCCAATTCCATAGCGGCTGAAATAGGATTTGAGCCGGGAGATAAGATTATCTCTATTAATGGCACACAACCGAGAGATTTAATTGATTATCAATTTCTCTGTGCCGAGGAAATTTTAGAACTAGAAGTCATCGATGCCAAAGGAAAAACACATCATCTAGAAATAGAAAAAGATTATGATGAGGATTTAGGGCTAGAATTTGAAACGGCTCTATTTGATGGTTTAATTCAATGTAATAATCGCTGCCCTTTTTGCTTTATAGACCAACAACCCCCCGGTAAACGAGATAGTTTATACCTAAAAGATGATGATTATCGTCTCAGTTTTCTTTATGGAAGTTATTTAACCCTAACCAATTTAACAGCGCGGGAATGGGAAAGAATCGAACAGATGCGGCTGTCTCCTCTATTTGTTTCAGTTCATGCCACTGAACCGGAAATTCGCACGCGCTTATTAAAAAATCCTCGGGCCGGAAAAATCCTAGAACAATTACAATGGTTTCTTGAGCGGCGGCTACAAATTCATGCTCAAGTGGTGGTCTGTCCGGGCATTAATGACGGTAAACATTTAGAAACAACATTACTCGATTTAGCCCAATTTCATCAAGGAGATATTCCGGCTGTAATTTCGGCGGCTGTGGTGCCAGTGGGGTTAACTCGGTTTCGTCCGGGGGAAGATGAATTAATACCAGTTAGTCAAGAAAAAGCCAGAGAAGTCATTGCTCAAGTTCAAGAATTACAAGCTAAATTTAGAAAAAAATTAGGCACGAATTTTGCTTGGTTAGCCGATGAATGGTTTTTAATTGGGCGACAAGATTTACCGCCAGAATCTCATTATGAAGATTATCCCCAAATCGGTAATGGTGTAGGGTCGATTCGTCAGTTTATTAAAGCGTTTAAAACTTCGGCAAAAAAATTATTGCCAGCGACTATTACTCCGGCAAAACAATTAACTTGGGTGGTGGGAAATGCCGTAGAAAAAGCGTTTGAGCCTTTGGTACAACAGTTAAATAAGGTTGAGGGTTTAACGGTAAGTTTGGCTCCTTTAAATAGTGGTTATTGGGGACAAGAAATTACCGTGACAGGGTTGTTAACTGGGCAAGATTTAATCGAGGGTTTACAAGAAAAGGATTTGGGAGAGGGGATTTTATTGCCTTCTGTTATGCTTAAACATGATGAACCTAAGTTTTTAGATGATCTGACGGTGGAAGATGTGCAAGAGCGGCTCAAGGTTCCTATCTTTACGGTTGGGGGAATTGAGGAGTTACTTCAAGTTTGTGTTTCAGGAAAGGGAAATTAA
- a CDS encoding RNA recognition motif domain-containing protein — MSIYVGNLPFEVEEKHINEIFADYGQVKRVYMPVDKETGRRRGFAFVEMENTSQEDSAIAELDRAEWMGRQLKVNKAKERENSRSRDGGGYRNKSRF; from the coding sequence ATGTCGATTTACGTTGGAAACCTCCCTTTTGAAGTGGAAGAAAAGCACATCAACGAAATTTTTGCTGACTATGGACAAGTTAAACGAGTTTATATGCCAGTAGATAAAGAAACTGGTCGCCGTCGAGGTTTTGCTTTTGTAGAAATGGAAAATACCTCTCAGGAAGATTCAGCCATTGCTGAATTAGATCGGGCTGAATGGATGGGCAGACAACTGAAAGTCAATAAAGCCAAAGAGCGTGAAAACAGCCGAAGTCGAGATGGGGGAGGCTATAGAAATAAATCTCGTTTCTAG
- a CDS encoding SDR family oxidoreductase: MSSESAVNIPAEMIHYGMTKTAQIAIARGLAETTAGTEITVNSILAGPTLSEGVEEFVSQMAASQGKDIATVEKEFFQTLRPSSLLQRFATPEEVANLVTYVASPLSRATNGAPLRVEGGIIRAAI, from the coding sequence ATCTCCAGCGAATCAGCCGTTAATATTCCCGCAGAAATGATTCATTATGGCATGACCAAAACCGCTCAGATTGCGATTGCCAGAGGATTAGCAGAAACCACAGCCGGGACAGAAATAACCGTTAATTCCATATTAGCCGGGCCAACCCTGTCTGAAGGGGTAGAAGAATTTGTCTCTCAAATGGCGGCTTCACAAGGTAAAGATATTGCGACGGTAGAAAAAGAATTTTTTCAAACCCTGCGTCCGTCCTCCCTGTTACAGAGATTTGCTACACCCGAAGAAGTGGCTAATCTAGTTACTTATGTGGCGAGTCCCTTATCAAGAGCCACTAATGGGGCCCCTCTTCGCGTTGAAGGAGGGATAATTCGTGCGGCTATCTAA
- a CDS encoding DUF411 domain-containing protein — MKLKKILLLLIFLPILIMAFSPAAWAENQSIWEQKTPLLEKNSIVVYSDPSCGCCEGWIKHLNKQGFKVTNIKTPNVFSIKEKYQVPEQLASCHTALIDGYVIEGHVPAKDIKRLVLNKSELQGLSVPQMPVGTPGMEMGNRKDPFSVVGFEKNGKTSIFETYQSY; from the coding sequence ATGAAGTTAAAAAAAATTTTGCTTCTCCTAATTTTCTTACCCATTTTAATCATGGCTTTTTCTCCGGCAGCCTGGGCAGAAAATCAAAGCATTTGGGAGCAAAAAACCCCTCTTCTAGAAAAGAATTCTATCGTCGTTTATAGCGATCCCTCATGTGGTTGCTGTGAAGGCTGGATCAAGCATTTAAATAAACAGGGATTTAAAGTAACCAATATCAAAACGCCAAATGTTTTTAGTATAAAAGAAAAGTATCAAGTCCCAGAACAACTAGCATCTTGTCATACAGCCTTAATTGATGGCTATGTGATCGAAGGACACGTACCGGCAAAAGACATTAAGCGGCTAGTGCTGAATAAATCTGAGCTACAAGGGCTATCCGTCCCTCAAATGCCTGTGGGAACTCCAGGAATGGAAATGGGCAACCGAAAAGACCCCTTTTCAGTGGTGGGGTTTGAAAAGAATGGCAAGACAAGCATTTTTGAAACATATCAGTCTTATTAG